In Candidatus Defluviibacterium haderslevense, the following are encoded in one genomic region:
- a CDS encoding 4Fe-4S dicluster domain-containing protein, whose protein sequence is MKTNNNQTWISDRDLLNDPLLVAEANAEVSPIALEEVLEDNRISELATNRRDFLKVLGFGISAATIASCEIPVKRAIPYVIAPDTIVQGIANYYASSIVNGGDYCSVLVKTREGRPIKIEGNASSSVTRGGTSARAQASVLSLYDINRIKNPAKIVGGKLEDISWPELDKEVSSNLSATSNIRIVSGTIMSPTIKRAIQEFCVKFPSTKHISYDAVSSAALLLASEQCFGERILPDYRFDIAEIIVSFNADFLGTWISPIEYASQYAKRRTIDMANPSMSKHIQVESHMSLSGSNADNRILVKPSEQGAAIANLYNFVASKTGGSAISAPNINEKAKSALMKLADALVAAKGKSLIVCGTNNTAEQSLVFGINQLLGNIGTTVNFTNGSYQRQGNEADLLQLTKDMSAGSVDAVLFWNANPCYDFPMAKEFTEGLAKVKLKVSLNAILDETTALCTHAAPEHHNLESWGDVEPKRGMYSLIQPTITPIFNTRQGGHSLLVWSDSVNLNKSAEQPFYEYLKSTWQSTIMPKTSSTNFQEFWDKSLHDGILEVNSTAVNAPSYKLNPADLVNNITKPSSSPLEISFIENLGVGAGQYANNPWLQEMADPITRCSWGNYVAVPVSFDGDRRFTAANKVKENGELVKINFGGQSIEVGAIKQFGQMNGTASIPLGYGRTQSGVCGTGIGTDVFPFMKLDQSGLIQYHSAEVEISDSLGDIEKHFACVQHHHTLGVTAIEKSSGNMINADEAALVDDAFKGMTKGYQGSLTKRSILRHSNLKDIKENVEHLKEERAEFQKLNSHTLYPGHDYKYNSGHHWGMHIDLNACIGCGSCAVACMAENNVPVVGKHEVSRHHEMTWLRIDRYYYGDVENPNVVYQPLMCQHCNNAPCENVCPVNATNHSSDGLNQMAYNRCVGTRYCANNCPYKVRRFNWFDFTAADLFPVNQHNLAGETDKPYYAENLVRMVLNPDVTVRSRGVIEKCSFCIQRIQEGKLSAKKEQRSLNDNDVKTACQTACPTGAITFGDMNNKSGKLANKLENPLNYIVLEEINVKSVVNYTMKVNNRDETLDA, encoded by the coding sequence ATGAAAACAAATAATAATCAAACCTGGATTAGCGATCGGGATTTATTAAACGATCCATTGTTGGTTGCAGAAGCGAATGCCGAAGTTTCACCAATTGCCTTAGAAGAAGTATTGGAAGACAATCGAATTTCAGAGTTGGCGACAAACCGACGAGACTTTCTCAAAGTATTAGGCTTTGGAATCAGTGCAGCAACAATAGCATCTTGCGAAATACCAGTAAAAAGAGCTATTCCTTATGTTATAGCACCGGATACTATAGTACAAGGTATTGCCAATTACTATGCATCATCAATAGTTAATGGTGGAGATTACTGTTCTGTCTTAGTCAAAACACGTGAAGGTAGACCAATAAAAATAGAAGGGAATGCTAGTTCTTCTGTTACTCGAGGCGGTACTTCAGCACGGGCTCAGGCTTCTGTATTGAGTTTATATGATATTAATAGAATTAAAAATCCTGCAAAGATAGTTGGAGGTAAATTAGAGGATATTTCTTGGCCAGAATTGGATAAAGAAGTGAGTAGTAATTTATCTGCAACTTCTAATATCCGAATCGTAAGCGGTACCATCATGAGCCCGACCATTAAAAGGGCAATTCAAGAATTTTGTGTTAAATTTCCATCTACAAAACACATCTCTTATGATGCTGTTTCCAGTGCAGCTTTACTTTTAGCTTCTGAACAATGTTTTGGGGAAAGAATTCTCCCAGATTATCGATTTGATATAGCGGAAATTATTGTTAGTTTCAATGCAGATTTTCTAGGTACTTGGATTTCGCCAATCGAATATGCGTCACAATATGCCAAGAGAAGAACTATCGATATGGCTAATCCATCCATGTCTAAGCATATTCAAGTCGAATCGCATATGTCATTATCTGGTTCAAATGCTGATAATAGAATCTTGGTTAAACCGTCTGAACAAGGAGCTGCCATAGCAAACTTATATAATTTTGTTGCAAGTAAAACTGGAGGAAGCGCTATTTCTGCTCCCAATATAAACGAAAAAGCTAAATCTGCATTGATGAAATTGGCAGACGCTTTAGTGGCGGCTAAAGGAAAATCCTTAATCGTTTGTGGAACTAATAATACGGCAGAACAATCCCTTGTATTCGGAATAAACCAATTACTTGGTAACATAGGAACTACAGTTAACTTTACAAATGGATCATATCAAAGACAAGGAAATGAAGCAGATTTGCTTCAATTAACTAAAGATATGTCAGCGGGTTCAGTTGATGCAGTCCTGTTCTGGAACGCTAACCCTTGTTATGATTTTCCAATGGCGAAAGAATTTACTGAAGGTTTAGCAAAGGTTAAATTGAAAGTAAGTCTTAATGCAATCTTGGATGAAACAACTGCACTGTGTACACATGCTGCTCCCGAACACCATAATTTAGAATCTTGGGGTGATGTTGAACCAAAAAGAGGAATGTACTCATTAATTCAACCAACAATAACACCTATTTTTAATACCAGACAAGGTGGCCATTCGTTGCTTGTTTGGTCGGATTCTGTAAATTTAAATAAATCGGCAGAACAGCCATTTTATGAATATTTGAAATCAACTTGGCAATCTACAATAATGCCAAAAACATCAAGTACCAATTTTCAAGAATTTTGGGATAAATCATTACATGATGGTATACTAGAAGTTAATTCTACTGCTGTTAATGCGCCATCTTATAAGTTAAATCCAGCTGATTTAGTAAACAATATTACTAAACCATCTTCTTCACCTTTAGAAATTTCATTTATCGAAAATCTAGGAGTAGGAGCGGGTCAATATGCTAACAATCCATGGTTACAGGAAATGGCTGATCCAATAACCCGTTGTTCTTGGGGAAATTATGTAGCTGTACCCGTAAGTTTCGATGGTGACAGAAGATTTACTGCTGCAAATAAAGTGAAGGAAAATGGTGAGTTGGTCAAAATAAACTTTGGTGGACAAAGTATAGAAGTTGGCGCAATCAAACAATTTGGTCAGATGAATGGAACTGCTTCCATTCCATTGGGCTACGGACGCACACAGTCAGGTGTTTGTGGTACAGGTATTGGGACTGATGTTTTTCCATTTATGAAATTAGATCAAAGCGGTTTGATTCAATATCATTCTGCCGAAGTAGAAATTTCTGATAGTTTAGGTGATATAGAAAAGCATTTCGCTTGTGTACAGCATCACCATACCCTTGGTGTAACAGCTATTGAAAAGAGTTCAGGTAACATGATTAATGCTGATGAAGCTGCACTAGTTGACGACGCATTTAAAGGCATGACTAAAGGATATCAGGGATCTTTAACAAAAAGATCCATCTTGCGTCATAGCAATTTAAAAGATATAAAAGAAAATGTTGAACACTTAAAAGAAGAGCGAGCAGAATTCCAAAAATTGAATTCCCATACTTTATATCCTGGGCATGATTATAAATATAATTCAGGTCATCACTGGGGAATGCACATTGATTTAAATGCATGCATTGGTTGTGGTTCTTGTGCTGTTGCTTGTATGGCAGAAAATAATGTGCCTGTTGTCGGTAAACATGAAGTATCAAGACATCATGAAATGACTTGGTTGAGAATCGATCGATATTATTATGGTGATGTTGAAAATCCAAATGTGGTATACCAACCATTAATGTGTCAACATTGTAATAATGCACCTTGTGAGAATGTTTGTCCAGTTAATGCCACGAACCATTCATCTGATGGGTTAAATCAGATGGCCTACAATAGATGTGTTGGAACTAGATATTGCGCAAATAACTGCCCTTATAAAGTTAGAAGATTTAACTGGTTTGATTTTACAGCAGCAGATTTATTTCCTGTTAACCAACACAATTTAGCTGGAGAAACAGACAAACCATATTACGCTGAAAATTTAGTACGTATGGTATTAAATCCTGATGTAACCGTTAGATCCCGTGGGGTTATAGAAAAATGTTCTTTCTGTATTCAAAGAATACAAGAAGGAAAATTATCAGCTAAAAAAGAACAACGTAGCTTAAATGATAATGATGTTAAAACAGCTTGTCAAACTGCATGTCCTACGGGTGCAATTACCTTTGGTGATATGAATAACAAATCAGGTAAGCTTGCTAATAAATTGGAAAATCCTTTGAATTACATAGTATTAGAAGAAATCAATGTTAAATCCGTGGTTAATTATACCATGAAAGTTAATAACAGAGACGAAACTCTAGACGCTTAA
- the nrfD gene encoding polysulfide reductase NrfD: MAGGIVAPVRRPLVEGHKTYHQITEDLCSPTERTPTRAWVIAFIAAVSLLAYGLFCICWTIWMGTGTWNLNRTIGWGYDITNFVWWIGIGHAGTLISAILMLFRQRWRTGVNRAAEAMTIFAVICAALFPLIHVGRIWVVFYFFPYPNTRGALWPNFNSPLLWDVFAISTYFSVSLLFWYTGLVPDFATIRNRATGLRKRIYNSLSFGWTGSAKHWQRWEALSLVLAGLSTPLVLSVHTIVSFDFATSVIPGWHTTIFPPYFVAGAIFSGFAMVQTLMIMTRKILKLEEYITLEHIESMNKVILVTGTIVGVAYLTELFIAWYSGYVYEQFAFFNRAMGVYWWAYFGMMACNVLSPQIFWVKRFRRSVLITFIMSIFVNIGMWFERFVIIATTLARDYLPSSWSYYYPSWVEIGIFAGTIGLFFTLYMIFTRVAPVVAIAEVKHILKVGGDQYIGKNATHKASSHTHSETDIIHEH; the protein is encoded by the coding sequence ATGGCAGGAGGAATTGTTGCACCAGTTAGAAGACCTTTAGTAGAAGGTCACAAAACTTATCACCAGATAACGGAGGATTTGTGTTCACCCACAGAAAGAACGCCCACCAGAGCCTGGGTTATTGCCTTTATTGCGGCTGTTTCATTATTGGCTTATGGATTGTTTTGTATTTGTTGGACAATATGGATGGGGACAGGTACTTGGAATCTTAATCGTACGATAGGCTGGGGATATGATATCACCAATTTCGTTTGGTGGATTGGTATTGGTCATGCGGGAACACTTATTTCTGCGATTTTGATGCTTTTTCGCCAAAGATGGCGTACAGGTGTTAATAGAGCAGCAGAAGCGATGACCATATTTGCAGTAATTTGTGCAGCATTGTTTCCATTAATTCACGTAGGGCGTATTTGGGTGGTATTTTATTTTTTCCCTTACCCAAATACCAGAGGAGCTTTATGGCCTAATTTTAACTCTCCTTTATTGTGGGACGTGTTTGCAATATCTACATACTTTTCGGTTTCATTGTTGTTTTGGTATACTGGTTTAGTACCAGATTTTGCAACCATAAGAAATAGAGCAACTGGTCTTAGAAAAAGGATTTATAATTCATTGTCTTTTGGATGGACCGGATCTGCAAAACATTGGCAAAGATGGGAAGCTCTATCTTTAGTTTTGGCAGGTTTGTCAACACCACTTGTACTTTCAGTTCATACAATAGTTAGTTTTGACTTCGCTACTTCAGTAATACCTGGATGGCATACCACCATTTTTCCACCATATTTTGTTGCGGGGGCGATTTTTTCAGGATTTGCTATGGTTCAAACGCTTATGATCATGACTCGGAAAATATTAAAATTGGAAGAGTACATTACTTTAGAGCATATAGAATCAATGAATAAAGTTATTCTAGTAACAGGAACTATAGTTGGAGTTGCTTATTTAACAGAATTATTTATTGCTTGGTATTCTGGCTATGTTTACGAACAATTTGCATTCTTTAATAGAGCAATGGGTGTTTATTGGTGGGCCTATTTTGGAATGATGGCATGTAATGTTTTATCTCCTCAAATATTTTGGGTTAAACGTTTTAGACGTAGTGTATTAATTACATTTATTATGTCCATTTTTGTAAATATTGGAATGTGGTTCGAACGTTTTGTAATTATTGCAACTACATTAGCTCGTGATTATTTGCCTTCATCATGGTCCTATTATTATCCATCATGGGTTGAAATTGGAATTTTTGCAGGGACTATTGGATTGTTTTTTACTTTATACATGATTTTCACTAGGGTAGCTCCAGTGGTTGCAATTGCTGAAGTAAAACATATATTAAAAGTAGGAGGGGATCAATATATTGGTAAAAACGCTACTCATAAAGCTAGTAGTCACACGCATTCTGAAACGGACATTATTCACGAACATTAA
- a CDS encoding DUF3341 domain-containing protein — protein MRQYNKEVIYGIYGDEEDLLHAVRNAKNKHLEIMDVFSPFPVHGMDQALGLSESRLHYAGFVYGMIGTLTAFLGMSWIFTRDWPIIFGGKPHWPVPAFIPITFELTVLFAAWGMTITFYTICGLWPGVSNPQLDLRTTDDKFCLAFDKSEVSESEAKSFFHETGAEEVNSKSI, from the coding sequence ATGAGACAATATAATAAAGAAGTTATTTACGGTATATACGGTGATGAAGAAGATTTACTTCACGCTGTCAGGAATGCTAAGAATAAACATCTAGAAATTATGGATGTATTTAGTCCTTTTCCGGTTCATGGAATGGATCAAGCTTTAGGATTAAGCGAATCTAGATTGCATTATGCAGGTTTTGTATATGGCATGATAGGAACTTTAACTGCTTTCCTGGGCATGAGTTGGATATTTACAAGAGATTGGCCCATTATTTTTGGTGGAAAACCACATTGGCCGGTACCAGCATTTATTCCGATCACATTTGAGCTTACGGTTTTATTTGCAGCATGGGGAATGACCATTACATTTTATACCATTTGTGGACTATGGCCAGGTGTAAGCAATCCTCAATTAGATTTAAGAACTACTGATGATAAATTTTGTCTGGCTTTTGATAAATCTGAAGTGTCAGAAAGCGAAGCAAAATCTTTCTTTCATGAAACTGGTGCTGAAGAAGTTAATAGTAAATCGATTTAA
- a CDS encoding cytochrome c, which translates to MKTIFYIIFSLMLVVAAISCSPADGNNSGHEYMPDMAHSVAYEANVDNYYYYHTWDSKETYHEFSKARQPVNGTIPRGMNSYAPLDSIKNAAYNTMMTGDASNIAIRTPVNGHVNYYYTDTEPERIRATNEITTNPVPISRVGLESGKQLYDIYCATCHGTAGDGAGYLVRDDGGVYPAQPANFIKDEFIATTEGRFYHAIMYGRNVMGGYSSKLSYNERWNVIHYIRSLQAKSKNLVYSEKENTFSGSQAIADAKKAFAASTAVPAVPKTK; encoded by the coding sequence ATGAAAACAATATTCTATATCATTTTTTCTCTCATGTTAGTTGTAGCAGCGATTTCATGCTCACCAGCAGATGGAAATAATTCCGGACATGAGTATATGCCAGATATGGCACATTCAGTTGCTTATGAAGCTAATGTAGATAATTATTACTACTATCATACTTGGGATAGTAAAGAAACGTATCATGAATTTAGTAAAGCGAGACAACCTGTTAATGGTACCATACCTAGAGGTATGAATAGTTATGCACCTTTAGATTCGATAAAGAATGCTGCCTATAATACAATGATGACAGGCGATGCTAGTAATATAGCCATCCGTACTCCAGTTAATGGACATGTCAATTATTACTATACAGATACTGAACCTGAGCGTATTCGTGCAACAAATGAAATAACCACTAACCCAGTTCCAATTTCAAGAGTTGGATTAGAAAGCGGAAAACAACTTTATGATATCTATTGTGCTACTTGTCATGGAACAGCAGGGGATGGAGCAGGATATTTAGTTAGAGATGATGGTGGAGTTTATCCAGCTCAACCAGCTAATTTTATAAAAGATGAATTTATTGCAACCACAGAAGGACGCTTTTATCATGCCATTATGTATGGTAGAAACGTAATGGGAGGATATTCTTCAAAGTTATCTTACAATGAACGTTGGAATGTAATACATTATATAAGATCATTACAGGCCAAGTCAAAAAATTTAGTCTATTCAGAAAAGGAAAATACATTTAGTGGTTCACAAGCAATTGCAGACGCAAAGAAAGCATTTGCAGCTTCAACTGCAGTGCCGGCAGTTCCTAAAACTAAATAA
- a CDS encoding thymidylate synthase — translation MEAYQNLLRHVYQNGVVKSDRTGVGTKSVFGYQMKFDLAQGFPLVTTKKLHLKSIIYELLWFLKGDTNISYLNQNGVTIWDEWADDNGDLGPVYGHQWRSWTTSTGAAIDQISQAIQLIKTQPDSRRIIISAWNVGDLPEMALSPCHCLFQFYVSEGKLSCQLYQRSADVFLGVPFNIASYALLTMMMAHVCNLEPGDFIHSFGDVHLYLNHLEQAEIQLSRKPYALPNLIINKDKKDIFNFTIEDFNLINYTFHPSIKAPIAV, via the coding sequence ATGGAAGCGTATCAGAATTTATTGCGGCATGTATACCAAAATGGTGTCGTGAAATCTGATAGAACAGGAGTGGGTACAAAAAGTGTATTTGGGTATCAAATGAAATTTGATCTAGCTCAAGGATTTCCTTTGGTCACCACAAAAAAACTACATCTAAAGTCCATTATTTATGAACTCCTATGGTTTTTAAAAGGAGATACCAATATTAGTTATTTGAATCAGAATGGGGTTACTATTTGGGATGAATGGGCTGATGACAATGGTGATTTAGGACCAGTCTATGGGCATCAATGGAGATCTTGGACGACTTCAACTGGAGCAGCAATAGATCAGATAAGTCAGGCAATCCAGCTCATTAAAACACAGCCTGATTCTCGTAGAATCATTATTTCAGCTTGGAATGTAGGTGATTTGCCAGAAATGGCATTAAGTCCTTGCCATTGTTTATTTCAATTTTATGTGAGTGAGGGCAAGTTGTCTTGCCAGTTATATCAACGTAGTGCCGATGTATTTTTAGGAGTTCCTTTTAATATTGCTTCTTATGCTCTTTTAACCATGATGATGGCTCATGTTTGCAACTTAGAACCAGGGGATTTTATACATTCTTTTGGAGACGTACATTTATATTTAAATCATTTGGAGCAAGCTGAAATTCAATTAAGCAGAAAACCTTATGCATTACCAAATTTAATTATAAACAAAGATAAAAAAGATATATTTAATTTTACTATTGAAGACTTTAACTTGATAAATTATACTTTTCATCCTTCAATAAAAGCACCTATTGCAGTTTAA
- a CDS encoding c-type cytochrome encodes MSCKSVFNIIVILLLQSLVLIAAPSIDAGKASFKNNCASCHNKNMKDNLTGPALAGVEARWSAFPKTDLYSWIRNSQGLIAKGHPRAVELYNTYNKLVMTAFPAISDEEIESILLYIDCTAKGTCGPKDVAGAPGAANANASNGSSSNFWMYMVFAILAILAIFLWNIITDLNHTRNRVEGDTDSIRPNFWNILTNKSVITFVLFGLVLFGGYTTVNNAISLGRQQNYAPDQPIKFSHQTHAGLHKIDCNYCHDGARRSKQSVIPGVSTCMNCHKAIKKGTKYGTAEITKIFAAIGFDPSTDKYIDNYEKLSNEDIEKIYKKWMSDEAKKDTKSVVDVDQQWSDVVGSLTNESKKTIAGPIEWIRIHNLPDHVYFNHSQHVTIGKIECQKCHGKVEEMDVLRQYSPLSMGWCINCHRQTDVKFQDNKYYDSYKTYHDELKAGTRKSVKVSDIGGLECQKCHY; translated from the coding sequence ATGAGCTGCAAAAGCGTTTTTAACATCATTGTTATCCTCTTATTACAGTCATTGGTTTTAATAGCTGCACCAAGTATTGATGCAGGTAAAGCCTCCTTCAAAAATAATTGTGCCAGCTGTCACAATAAAAATATGAAAGATAATCTAACTGGGCCTGCTCTAGCGGGAGTTGAAGCTAGATGGTCTGCTTTTCCAAAAACTGATTTGTATAGTTGGATTAGAAATTCTCAGGGTTTGATTGCAAAAGGACACCCAAGAGCCGTTGAACTCTATAATACTTATAACAAATTAGTAATGACAGCCTTTCCAGCTATTTCTGATGAAGAAATAGAAAGTATACTCTTATATATAGATTGTACTGCTAAAGGTACCTGTGGTCCAAAAGATGTGGCTGGAGCACCTGGCGCTGCAAACGCCAATGCATCAAACGGTTCTAGTTCTAATTTTTGGATGTATATGGTATTTGCAATACTTGCCATTTTAGCCATCTTTTTATGGAATATCATTACAGATTTAAATCATACTAGAAATAGGGTTGAAGGAGATACTGATTCCATTAGACCAAATTTTTGGAATATTTTAACTAATAAATCAGTAATAACTTTTGTATTATTTGGATTGGTATTATTTGGTGGTTATACAACCGTAAATAATGCTATTTCATTAGGAAGACAACAGAATTATGCACCAGATCAACCTATAAAATTTAGTCATCAAACTCATGCGGGTCTTCATAAGATTGACTGTAATTATTGCCATGATGGTGCACGCAGAAGTAAACAAAGTGTAATTCCAGGAGTAAGTACATGTATGAATTGTCATAAAGCAATTAAGAAAGGAACTAAATATGGTACAGCGGAAATAACAAAAATATTTGCTGCTATCGGATTTGATCCTTCTACGGATAAGTACATTGATAATTATGAAAAATTATCTAACGAAGACATCGAGAAAATCTATAAAAAATGGATGTCTGATGAAGCTAAAAAAGATACCAAAAGTGTAGTAGATGTTGATCAACAATGGAGTGATGTTGTCGGTTCATTAACCAACGAAAGCAAAAAAACAATCGCGGGACCAATAGAATGGATAAGAATACACAATCTTCCTGACCATGTTTATTTCAACCATTCACAACATGTGACTATTGGAAAAATAGAATGCCAAAAATGCCATGGTAAGGTTGAAGAAATGGATGTGTTAAGACAGTATTCGCCGTTGTCAATGGGTTGGTGTATCAATTGCCATCGCCAGACCGATGTTAAATTTCAAGATAATAAGTATTATGATAGTTATAAAACTTATCATGATGAGTTAAAAGCTGGAACGAGAAAATCAGTTAAAGTTTCAGATATAGGTGGTTTAGAATGTCAAAAGTGTCATTATTGA